The following are encoded together in the Thermosipho japonicus genome:
- a CDS encoding HD-GYP domain-containing protein, whose translation MIIWKNVNKVKPGEKLGEDVYDPSGFIVLLKKGSILKEGDIVLLKNRGVNSLPIYEEEIFISSEVEPTIDYENYRVLSEELENAFNEIKNGQMNISTMVEQSENILNEVLKKIDEKILNLLNNDSKPLIRHCINVAVISSIIGINLGFDRELLTKLVISSFLHDLSHDKPIRDVINYYDTHPIKSAALIKNYFETNNDILLGVLHHHERYDGKGFPRGLKESSIPIFSRIIAVADAYDTLISKDFPGDALTPYEALKFIIINSGKYFDPQIVSKFVHYVGIYPTGTIVELSDGRKGVVLKVSNGVFPIVKVENREIDIKKEKISIRKILKE comes from the coding sequence TTGATTATTTGGAAAAACGTTAATAAAGTAAAGCCAGGCGAAAAGCTTGGTGAAGATGTTTATGATCCTTCAGGTTTTATTGTCTTACTAAAAAAAGGTTCAATATTAAAAGAAGGAGATATCGTTCTTCTAAAAAACAGAGGAGTTAATTCTCTTCCAATATATGAAGAAGAAATATTTATTAGTAGTGAAGTAGAGCCAACAATTGATTATGAAAACTATCGAGTCCTCTCTGAGGAATTAGAAAATGCATTCAATGAAATTAAAAATGGTCAAATGAATATAAGTACTATGGTTGAACAATCTGAAAATATTTTGAATGAGGTATTGAAAAAAATTGATGAAAAAATATTGAATTTGTTAAACAATGATTCAAAACCTCTTATAAGACATTGTATAAATGTAGCTGTAATTTCCTCAATAATTGGGATAAATTTAGGTTTTGACCGCGAATTACTAACAAAGCTAGTTATTTCTTCATTTTTGCATGACTTATCACATGACAAGCCAATTCGTGATGTGATAAACTATTATGATACTCACCCAATAAAATCAGCAGCGTTAATAAAGAATTACTTTGAAACAAATAATGATATACTTCTTGGAGTTTTACATCATCATGAGAGATATGATGGGAAAGGATTTCCAAGAGGTTTAAAGGAAAGCTCAATACCAATTTTCTCAAGAATTATTGCTGTTGCAGATGCTTATGATACTTTGATTAGTAAGGATTTTCCTGGTGATGCTTTAACCCCATATGAAGCTTTAAAATTTATAATTATTAATTCTGGAAAGTACTTTGACCCCCAAATTGTTTCAAAATTTGTCCATTATGTTGGAATATATCCAACTGGTACGATAGTCGAGCTTAGTGATGGTAGAAAAGGTGTGGTTCTTAAAGTATCTAATGGTGTGTTTCCCATTGTAAAGGTAGAAAATAGGGAAATTGACATAAAAAAAGAGAAAATATCAATAAGAAAAATATTAAAAGAATAG
- a CDS encoding TIM-barrel domain-containing protein: MIYKLIYGVPDVNSEAVIKEKRVKMLQKSEKYKIENIFEDISLKKEGEFLILEKKIEEGMIFGFGDKVGQFNRRGKQYIFWNTDNFTHHPGSEPLYKSFPFFIFINENKKYGIFTDYPGYMEIDLDSEGKNIITFKIKGEGFTQYVILEEKIDKLLKSYLYLTGKNVAFPFWSLGYQQSRWSYFSKEEVLNLAKTFREKQIPCDVIWLDIDYMDSYKLFTWNKEKFSDHKEMLEELHKMGFKVSAILDPGVKVEKGYEVFEEAKDRYFLKDNMGKDFEGAVWPGRVRFPDFTSKNVRKWWSQKVREFVKDGIDGIWNDMNEIAIFGTDEDITHAKEKLENLKLEDGIGVAGAFGEIGSIPRKDRGYEIIHLNGKKHYKLRNVYGFNMIRATQEGFQKNYRNINITRAAYSGVQRFGGVWTGDNHSWWEHILLEIQRIMSLSLVGVFNTGFDVGGFGGNTSAELMVRFMQLGSFMPLFRNHSAIGTRRQEPWTFDKKYEKILKRIIEHRYRLIPYLYSEYMIGILKDIPLIAPLFLHFEKDKKTYQIDDQFMVGRNIIAAPVYKPGVKSRLVYLPKKSFDLNNNKFLNKGWQEVNVTLEEIPHFAIDGSIIFMQESKQYLENSYNDEIFGKVFAYSGKAIGYFYEDDGKTNNYKKGMYNLYKFVYNHGELKIKKIREGYKHKKRNFSFEIYTKTSIEKINAEF; the protein is encoded by the coding sequence TTGATTTATAAACTTATTTACGGGGTTCCTGATGTAAATAGCGAAGCCGTGATTAAAGAAAAAAGAGTTAAAATGCTTCAAAAAAGTGAAAAATATAAAATCGAAAATATTTTCGAAGATATTTCTTTAAAAAAGGAAGGAGAATTTTTAATATTAGAGAAGAAAATAGAAGAAGGGATGATTTTTGGATTTGGTGATAAAGTAGGGCAATTTAATAGAAGAGGAAAGCAATATATATTCTGGAACACCGATAATTTTACTCACCATCCAGGTTCTGAACCTTTATATAAAAGTTTCCCGTTTTTTATTTTTATAAATGAAAATAAAAAGTATGGAATATTTACAGATTATCCGGGATATATGGAAATTGATTTGGATAGCGAAGGAAAAAACATAATAACATTTAAAATTAAAGGAGAAGGATTTACTCAGTATGTTATTTTAGAAGAAAAAATAGACAAATTATTAAAAAGTTATCTATATTTAACAGGTAAAAATGTAGCTTTTCCTTTCTGGAGTCTTGGATATCAACAAAGTAGATGGAGTTATTTTTCAAAAGAAGAAGTTTTAAATTTGGCAAAGACTTTTAGAGAAAAACAAATTCCCTGTGATGTTATATGGTTAGATATAGATTATATGGATAGTTATAAATTATTTACATGGAATAAGGAAAAGTTCTCTGATCATAAAGAAATGCTAGAAGAATTGCATAAAATGGGATTTAAAGTGTCTGCAATACTAGACCCAGGAGTTAAGGTTGAAAAAGGTTATGAAGTATTTGAAGAAGCGAAAGATAGATATTTTTTAAAAGACAATATGGGAAAAGATTTCGAAGGTGCAGTCTGGCCAGGTAGAGTTAGGTTTCCTGATTTTACAAGCAAAAATGTCAGAAAATGGTGGTCGCAAAAAGTTAGAGAATTTGTAAAAGATGGCATTGATGGAATATGGAATGATATGAATGAGATTGCAATTTTTGGAACCGATGAAGATATAACACATGCAAAAGAAAAATTGGAAAATTTAAAGTTAGAAGATGGAATAGGTGTTGCTGGAGCATTTGGGGAAATTGGTTCCATACCAAGGAAAGATAGAGGCTATGAAATTATACATTTAAATGGTAAAAAACATTATAAATTGAGAAATGTCTATGGTTTCAACATGATACGTGCTACTCAGGAAGGATTTCAAAAAAATTATAGAAATATAAATATAACAAGAGCAGCATATTCAGGAGTGCAAAGGTTTGGCGGTGTCTGGACTGGTGATAACCATAGTTGGTGGGAACATATATTACTTGAAATCCAAAGAATTATGTCTCTGAGTTTAGTCGGAGTTTTTAATACAGGTTTTGATGTAGGAGGGTTTGGTGGAAACACATCTGCAGAACTAATGGTAAGGTTTATGCAATTAGGTTCTTTTATGCCACTATTTAGAAATCATTCTGCGATTGGAACGAGAAGGCAAGAACCTTGGACTTTTGACAAAAAGTATGAAAAAATACTAAAGAGGATAATAGAGCATAGATATAGACTTATTCCTTATTTGTATAGTGAATATATGATAGGCATATTAAAGGATATTCCATTAATAGCACCTTTATTTTTGCATTTTGAAAAAGATAAAAAAACTTATCAGATTGATGATCAATTTATGGTTGGAAGAAATATTATAGCTGCACCTGTCTATAAACCTGGAGTAAAAAGCCGTTTAGTATATCTTCCAAAGAAGTCCTTTGATTTGAACAATAATAAATTCTTAAATAAAGGATGGCAGGAGGTAAACGTAACATTAGAAGAAATACCTCATTTTGCAATAGATGGTTCAATTATTTTCATGCAAGAGTCAAAACAATATTTAGAAAATTCATACAACGATGAAATTTTTGGAAAAGTATTTGCTTATAGTGGTAAAGCAATAGGTTATTTTTACGAAGATGATGGAAAAACAAATAATTACAAAAAAGGAATGTATAACTTATACAAGTTTGTTTATAACCACGGCGAACTTAAAATAAAGAAAATACGTGAAGGGTATAAGCACAAAAAACGTAATTTTTCTTTTGAAATATATACAAAGACCAGCATAGAAAAGATAAATGCAGAATTTTAG
- a CDS encoding polyribonucleotide nucleotidyltransferase, with the protein MQFGEWTKELFGRKMIVQHGKVAKQSAGSVWVQFGDSVVLATANISDRTIEGVDFVPLTVEYQEKFYAAGKIPGGFIKREGKPSESAILSARLIDRPIRPLFPKYLRNDVQLIVTVLSVDSNTPPDVTGIIAASLALNVSKIPFGGIVAGVRLGYVDGKFVVFPTEEQLEKSKLDIVVAGSKDAITMVEGEAKEVTEEEMVNALMVAHEAIKEIIKFEEEILSQFNVEKMEIEEPKPNETLISKFEEMISEEELRNKLLIKEKLERSSKLKEYRDQILEKLFENVEMEDDEKTLQESLLKEYFDEKTKKLMRKIIIEEGIRADGRRVDEIRPITCEVGVLPRTHGSALFTRGETQSLGIVTLGAPMEEQIVDTIMEEGTKRFILHYNFPPFSVGEVKPLRGPGRREIGHGHLAERALKAVVPSEEDFPYVVRVVSEILESNGSSSMATVCSGSLALMDAGVPIRTHVAGVAMGLIIEDGKEVVLTDIQGLEDHWGDMDFKVAGTRNGITAFQMDCKVAGVGEELLKRALQQAKEARMKILDIMFNTIEKPRESLSPYAPLIVTIEIDPMKVGELIGPGGKVIKSIIKEYDVEISIDDTTGKVSIYGKDQKKVNEAIEYIKTITKDIEVGDVFEGKITRIEPYGIFVELMPGKIGLAHSSKLGEDSKNFKEKYKIGDTIKVIVVNIDENGRIQLGKTN; encoded by the coding sequence ATGCAATTTGGAGAATGGACAAAAGAGTTATTTGGGCGAAAAATGATAGTTCAACATGGAAAAGTAGCTAAACAATCAGCTGGTTCCGTCTGGGTGCAATTTGGGGATAGTGTAGTCCTTGCTACAGCAAATATTTCTGATAGAACTATAGAAGGAGTAGATTTTGTTCCTTTAACAGTTGAATATCAAGAAAAATTTTATGCTGCTGGGAAAATTCCTGGAGGATTTATTAAGAGAGAGGGGAAACCTTCTGAATCTGCAATACTTTCTGCAAGATTAATTGATAGACCAATAAGGCCTCTATTTCCAAAATATTTAAGAAATGATGTTCAGTTAATTGTTACTGTATTATCTGTTGATAGTAATACTCCACCAGATGTAACTGGAATAATTGCAGCTTCACTTGCATTAAATGTTTCAAAGATTCCATTTGGGGGTATCGTTGCAGGTGTAAGATTGGGATATGTTGATGGTAAATTTGTTGTTTTTCCAACTGAAGAACAGCTTGAAAAAAGTAAACTAGATATTGTTGTTGCCGGAAGTAAAGATGCTATTACAATGGTAGAAGGCGAAGCAAAAGAAGTAACGGAAGAAGAGATGGTAAATGCATTAATGGTAGCACACGAAGCTATCAAAGAGATTATTAAATTTGAAGAAGAAATTTTAAGCCAGTTTAATGTAGAAAAAATGGAAATTGAAGAGCCAAAACCTAATGAAACATTAATAAGTAAATTTGAAGAAATGATATCAGAGGAAGAATTGAGGAATAAACTTCTAATTAAAGAAAAGCTAGAAAGATCTTCAAAATTAAAGGAATATAGAGATCAAATACTTGAAAAGCTATTTGAAAATGTTGAGATGGAAGATGATGAAAAAACTTTACAAGAATCCTTATTGAAAGAGTATTTTGACGAGAAGACAAAAAAATTAATGAGAAAAATAATTATTGAAGAGGGAATTAGAGCAGATGGTAGAAGAGTTGACGAGATTAGACCTATTACTTGTGAAGTTGGAGTACTTCCAAGAACCCATGGTTCAGCATTGTTTACAAGAGGTGAAACTCAGAGTTTAGGGATTGTAACCTTAGGGGCTCCTATGGAAGAACAAATAGTGGACACAATAATGGAAGAAGGCACAAAAAGATTTATTCTACATTATAATTTCCCACCATTTTCTGTTGGTGAAGTAAAACCATTAAGAGGTCCAGGAAGAAGAGAGATAGGTCATGGTCATCTAGCTGAAAGGGCATTAAAAGCTGTTGTGCCAAGTGAAGAAGATTTTCCATATGTTGTAAGGGTTGTCTCAGAAATTCTCGAATCAAATGGTTCATCATCAATGGCTACTGTGTGTTCCGGTTCACTAGCATTAATGGATGCTGGTGTTCCTATAAGAACTCATGTAGCTGGCGTTGCTATGGGACTTATAATAGAAGATGGCAAGGAAGTTGTTCTTACAGATATTCAAGGATTGGAAGATCATTGGGGAGATATGGACTTCAAAGTTGCTGGCACGAGAAATGGAATAACAGCTTTTCAAATGGATTGTAAAGTTGCAGGTGTTGGTGAGGAATTACTTAAAAGGGCTTTGCAACAAGCAAAAGAAGCACGTATGAAAATTCTAGATATTATGTTCAATACTATAGAAAAACCAAGAGAATCACTATCACCTTATGCCCCATTAATTGTAACAATTGAAATTGATCCAATGAAAGTAGGAGAATTGATAGGTCCTGGAGGTAAAGTTATTAAATCTATCATAAAAGAATATGACGTAGAAATTTCAATTGATGATACTACTGGTAAGGTTTCAATTTATGGAAAAGATCAAAAGAAGGTTAATGAAGCGATAGAATATATTAAGACGATTACTAAAGATATTGAAGTAGGAGATGTTTTTGAAGGAAAAATTACAAGAATTGAACCTTATGGTATTTTTGTTGAATTAATGCCTGGAAAGATTGGTCTTGCGCATTCAAGTAAACTTGGTGAAGATTCTAAAAACTTTAAGGAAAAATATAAAATAGGTGATACTATAAAAGTTATTGTTGTTAATATAGATGAAAATGGAAGAATACAACTTGGGAAAACTAATTAA
- the dprA gene encoding DNA-processing protein DprA: protein MTKVEIASLSSLGYSINEIKNGYIKSKDIQRKRFIENKLAKWLEFSGNGIITFFDDEYPEYLKNIWKPPVVLFYKGNVHLLKKICFSVVGTRSMTVYGKSITEKFVKKLSDFFVIVSGMAIGIDAEAHKNSKQTIAVLGCGVDICYPKQNKNLYDKISKEGCLISEYLPWESPKKHYFPLRNRIIAGISEGVLIVECKKKSGTMITANYAIDFGKDLFTVPGNIFSLNSEGPNFLIKNGAYPVTDPDEILDFYIMRGVINESNRKN from the coding sequence ATGACTAAAGTTGAAATAGCAAGTTTAAGTAGTCTTGGCTATTCAATTAATGAAATAAAAAATGGTTACATCAAAAGCAAAGACATTCAAAGAAAAAGGTTTATAGAAAATAAACTAGCAAAATGGCTGGAATTTTCAGGAAATGGTATTATTACATTTTTTGATGATGAATATCCTGAATATTTAAAAAACATTTGGAAGCCACCAGTTGTACTTTTTTATAAAGGAAATGTTCATCTGTTAAAAAAAATATGTTTTTCTGTAGTTGGAACTAGAAGTATGACAGTATATGGAAAAAGTATTACTGAAAAATTTGTGAAAAAACTAAGTGATTTTTTCGTTATAGTAAGCGGGATGGCAATTGGGATTGATGCCGAGGCTCATAAAAATTCGAAACAGACAATTGCTGTTCTTGGATGTGGAGTTGATATTTGCTATCCAAAGCAAAATAAAAATTTATACGATAAAATTTCTAAAGAAGGATGTCTAATTAGTGAATATTTGCCTTGGGAAAGTCCAAAAAAACATTATTTTCCTCTTAGAAATAGGATCATAGCTGGGATTTCTGAAGGAGTTTTAATAGTTGAGTGTAAGAAAAAAAGTGGGACTATGATTACAGCTAATTATGCAATTGATTTTGGAAAAGACCTTTTTACTGTGCCGGGGAACATATTTTCTTTGAATTCTGAAGGGCCAAATTTTTTAATAAAAAATGGAGCATATCCTGTTACAGATCCTGATGAAATATTAGATTTCTATATAATGAGAGGTGTTATAAATGAAAGTAATAGAAAAAATTGA
- a CDS encoding ABC transporter permease subunit codes for MKTATKKKLKESLLAYLFLLPSLIVLGIFVFWPVGFSFVLSFFKWDFRNMNAPYFNGFDNYISIFEFDYPPKYSFFGSFIFSIGYILIAILIVITFYTLITVFSKKKNTILLLLNVIPILLIPFLKNINLYLMIFFNIVVFILVFYNFKNSEQMKLYRNYTWLNVAAIIFTYVMIEASKFNENGLLNFFMDAKDKNLFVKALVNTFYYVILTVPITLAISLFLAVLLNSNIRFKVFFRTSYFIPFVTSVVAVSLVWKWIFNDEFGLLNYFLSWFGIEPIRWLKDEKWTIPTIAIVSIWKQIGYDAIIFLAGLQNIDQFYYEAAEVDGANSWHKFSKITWPLLSPTTFFLLIVSMIGAFKVFAQVYVLYDGLPGPYNNSGMTMVYYVFDLFYRQQRMGIASAAAYLLFGIILIFTAIQYKVGNKVVEYVS; via the coding sequence GTGAAAACTGCTACAAAGAAAAAGCTTAAAGAGTCTTTACTTGCTTATTTGTTTTTATTACCATCTCTTATAGTTCTAGGAATATTCGTTTTCTGGCCAGTCGGTTTTTCCTTTGTTTTAAGTTTTTTTAAATGGGATTTTAGAAATATGAATGCCCCTTACTTTAATGGTTTTGATAACTATATAAGTATTTTTGAGTTTGACTATCCTCCAAAATATTCATTTTTTGGTAGCTTTATTTTTTCAATTGGTTACATTTTAATTGCTATATTGATTGTTATTACCTTTTATACATTAATCACAGTATTTAGTAAAAAAAAGAACACCATTTTACTTTTACTAAATGTCATTCCGATTTTATTAATCCCATTTTTAAAAAACATAAATTTGTATCTTATGATTTTCTTTAACATTGTAGTTTTTATTTTGGTATTTTACAACTTTAAAAACAGTGAACAAATGAAACTGTACAGAAACTATACATGGTTAAATGTAGCTGCTATTATTTTCACTTATGTTATGATAGAAGCAAGCAAATTTAACGAAAATGGTTTATTAAACTTTTTTATGGACGCTAAAGACAAAAATTTATTTGTTAAAGCTTTGGTTAATACTTTTTATTATGTTATTTTAACCGTTCCTATTACTCTTGCAATATCACTTTTCCTTGCGGTTCTTTTAAATTCTAATATAAGATTTAAAGTGTTTTTCAGAACAAGTTATTTTATACCCTTTGTTACTTCTGTTGTTGCTGTATCACTAGTTTGGAAATGGATTTTTAATGATGAATTTGGTCTTTTAAATTATTTTTTATCATGGTTTGGTATAGAGCCAATAAGGTGGCTTAAAGACGAAAAGTGGACAATTCCAACAATTGCTATTGTTTCTATCTGGAAACAAATTGGATATGATGCAATTATTTTTCTTGCTGGTTTACAAAATATTGACCAATTTTATTATGAAGCTGCAGAAGTTGATGGTGCAAATTCGTGGCATAAATTTTCAAAAATTACTTGGCCTCTACTTTCACCAACAACATTTTTCTTATTAATAGTTTCTATGATTGGAGCATTTAAAGTTTTTGCCCAAGTTTATGTTCTTTACGATGGTTTACCAGGTCCATATAATAACAGTGGTATGACAATGGTATATTATGTTTTTGACCTTTTTTACAGGCAACAAAGAATGGGAATTGCAAGTGCTGCTGCGTATCTTTTGTTTGGCATAATTTTAATATTTACAGCTATTCAATATAAAGTTGGAAATAAAGTCGTAGAATACGTATCGTGA
- the panC gene encoding pantoate--beta-alanine ligase yields MKVIEKIEDMKKISKEILESKKTIGFVPTMGFLHEGHLSLVKAAKSENDITVVSIFVNPTQFGPNEDYNNYPRDLERDLSMLKDMEVDYVFVPSVDEMYPDSFSTYVEEIKLSKFLCGASRPGHFRGVCTVVTKLFNIVKPTRAYFGQKDAQQFRILRRMVRDLNMDVELVEMPIVREPDGLALSSRNTYLNDEERKEAVRLYKSLLKAKKLVESGVKDVEIIKNEMKKILTHPLLRIDYIEIVDEENLEPIEKIDRRVIIAIAVFVGKARLIDNMII; encoded by the coding sequence ATGAAAGTAATAGAAAAAATTGAGGATATGAAGAAAATATCGAAGGAGATTCTTGAGTCAAAAAAGACTATAGGTTTTGTTCCAACGATGGGTTTTTTACACGAAGGTCATCTTTCGCTTGTAAAAGCTGCAAAAAGTGAAAACGATATAACAGTAGTAAGTATTTTTGTTAATCCAACCCAATTTGGTCCGAATGAGGATTATAACAATTATCCTAGAGATCTTGAAAGAGATCTCTCAATGTTAAAAGATATGGAAGTTGACTATGTTTTTGTACCATCAGTTGATGAAATGTATCCAGATTCTTTCTCAACATATGTTGAAGAAATAAAACTTTCAAAATTTTTGTGTGGTGCTTCAAGACCTGGACACTTTAGAGGAGTCTGTACTGTCGTTACTAAATTATTTAACATTGTAAAGCCTACAAGAGCTTACTTTGGTCAAAAAGATGCACAGCAATTTAGAATTTTAAGAAGAATGGTAAGAGATTTAAACATGGATGTAGAGCTTGTTGAAATGCCTATTGTAAGAGAACCTGATGGGCTTGCGTTATCATCAAGAAATACTTATTTAAATGATGAAGAAAGAAAAGAAGCTGTTAGACTTTATAAATCTCTATTGAAAGCTAAAAAATTAGTCGAATCAGGAGTAAAAGATGTTGAAATTATTAAAAATGAGATGAAAAAGATTTTAACACATCCTTTGTTAAGAATAGATTATATTGAAATAGTTGATGAAGAAAACTTGGAGCCTATAGAAAAAATAGATCGAAGAGTTATAATTGCAATCGCAGTATTTGTTGGAAAAGCAAGATTAATTGATAATATGATAATATAA
- the hslU gene encoding ATP-dependent protease ATPase subunit HslU, with translation MSDFDKLTPKQIVEELDKYIVGQSKAKKAVAIAIRNRIRRQRLSDEWKKEITPKNILMIGPTGVGKTEIARRLAQLSGSPFLKIEATRFTEVGYVGKNVDSMIRELVEIAVNMVKQQKMKEVEEKAKLNVEERILDALVPLKKRTQIPFANIFGMQMEKPQQTDDYSENLRKREELRRKLRSGELDNEEIEIEIETSNSPIGFIGLPEMEDIGMDLSNVLGNIFPKQKKRRKMKISEAKKVLLPIEEEKLIDMDETVQTALELAQNRGIIFIDEMDKIAAKTGSAGQDVSRQGVQRDLLPIVEGTTITTKYGPVKTDYILFIAAGAFHVSKPSDLIPELQGRFPIRVELEPLKEEDFVRILVEPENALTKQYQALLYTENVQLEFTDDGIKELARVSYKLNQKLENIGARRLYTVLEKVLEDVLFEAPEIEEKVIVDSDYVTKKLKGIIEDEDLTSYIL, from the coding sequence ATGAGTGATTTTGATAAATTAACACCTAAACAGATTGTTGAAGAACTAGATAAATATATTGTTGGACAAAGTAAAGCTAAAAAAGCTGTAGCTATCGCTATTAGAAACAGAATTAGAAGGCAAAGATTATCAGACGAATGGAAAAAAGAGATTACTCCAAAAAACATACTGATGATAGGGCCAACCGGTGTTGGTAAAACTGAAATTGCAAGAAGACTTGCACAATTGTCTGGTTCTCCATTTTTGAAGATAGAAGCAACAAGGTTTACTGAAGTTGGATATGTAGGAAAGAATGTTGACTCAATGATAAGAGAGTTGGTAGAAATAGCTGTTAATATGGTCAAACAACAAAAAATGAAAGAAGTTGAAGAAAAAGCAAAGTTAAATGTTGAAGAGAGAATTTTAGATGCATTGGTTCCTTTGAAAAAGAGAACACAAATTCCATTTGCAAATATTTTTGGAATGCAGATGGAAAAACCACAACAAACTGATGACTATTCAGAGAATTTAAGAAAAAGAGAAGAGTTAAGAAGAAAATTACGTTCTGGAGAACTTGATAATGAGGAAATTGAAATCGAGATTGAAACCTCAAATTCTCCAATTGGTTTTATTGGACTTCCAGAAATGGAAGATATTGGTATGGATTTATCAAACGTTCTTGGAAATATATTTCCAAAACAAAAAAAGAGAAGAAAAATGAAAATTTCTGAAGCAAAAAAAGTTTTGCTTCCTATAGAAGAAGAAAAATTAATTGATATGGACGAAACAGTCCAAACAGCTCTTGAACTTGCGCAAAATAGAGGAATTATATTCATAGATGAAATGGATAAAATAGCAGCTAAAACAGGGAGTGCTGGACAAGACGTTTCAAGGCAAGGAGTTCAAAGAGATTTATTACCAATTGTTGAAGGTACTACAATAACAACGAAATACGGCCCAGTAAAAACAGATTACATATTATTTATAGCAGCTGGAGCATTTCATGTTTCAAAACCTTCAGATCTTATTCCAGAACTTCAAGGTAGATTTCCAATAAGAGTCGAACTTGAGCCTCTAAAGGAAGAAGATTTTGTAAGAATACTAGTTGAACCAGAAAATGCTCTTACAAAACAATATCAAGCGTTATTATATACTGAAAACGTACAATTAGAATTTACGGATGATGGAATAAAAGAGCTTGCAAGGGTTTCTTACAAATTAAATCAAAAACTTGAAAATATTGGAGCTAGAAGACTTTATACAGTGCTTGAAAAAGTCTTAGAAGATGTATTGTTTGAAGCACCAGAAATAGAAGAAAAAGTAATTGTAGATTCTGATTATGTAACAAAGAAATTAAAGGGAATAATCGAAGATGAAGATTTAACTTCATACATTTTGTAG
- a CDS encoding M16 family metallopeptidase produces the protein MKKVALNNGLEVYYYKIDEIRSVTIAFNVGVGSVYESTDLLGISHFIEHLSFRGTEKYSMKELKLTVESVGGLLNAWTDKENTVYYAKVPSSMAYETFDVLKEIVFYPVFKKEDLELEREIIYHEYLSNKEEPLNNLYELMFQEGIDGPHSKPVIGFEETIKSIGLDDIKEFHEEFYNPYNVKVIIVGHLPEEVFGKILKDLEKIKKPGERTIKHKSIIKHGIIRRKIMKNANQVHMLYVTDGYSLQETDRYAAIVLNTILSSGMSSYFFEEIREKEGLVYDIYTSNLSHKNWGIFNIYAATSIEKVQKFHEKMLNSINNFNLTDELFEYGIKRLIGKLELSTENTSTLTTLIIEYISNEVEPELPNDIVSKIKNITKDNVNNVFEKLFSSKWSLFYVANENIDYFDKLGGVKFDYLEKR, from the coding sequence ATGAAAAAGGTTGCTCTAAACAATGGCTTAGAAGTATATTATTACAAAATTGATGAAATTAGATCTGTAACAATAGCTTTTAATGTAGGAGTTGGTTCAGTATATGAATCAACCGATCTTCTCGGAATTTCTCACTTTATAGAACATCTTTCTTTTAGAGGAACAGAAAAATATTCTATGAAAGAATTAAAATTAACTGTTGAATCAGTTGGAGGCTTACTTAATGCATGGACGGATAAGGAAAATACTGTATACTATGCCAAAGTACCTTCATCAATGGCTTACGAAACTTTTGATGTATTAAAAGAAATAGTTTTTTATCCAGTTTTTAAAAAAGAGGATTTGGAACTTGAAAGAGAGATTATTTACCATGAATATCTATCAAATAAAGAAGAACCTTTAAACAATTTATATGAATTAATGTTTCAAGAAGGAATAGATGGACCCCACTCAAAACCTGTAATTGGCTTTGAAGAAACTATAAAATCAATAGGATTGGACGATATAAAAGAATTTCATGAAGAATTTTATAATCCATACAATGTAAAAGTGATAATAGTTGGCCATTTACCTGAAGAAGTTTTTGGTAAAATTTTAAAAGATTTAGAGAAAATTAAAAAGCCTGGTGAAAGAACTATAAAACATAAGAGCATTATTAAACATGGTATCATACGAAGAAAAATAATGAAAAATGCAAATCAAGTGCATATGTTATATGTAACTGATGGTTATTCATTGCAAGAAACAGATAGATATGCAGCTATTGTTTTGAATACTATTTTAAGTAGTGGAATGAGCTCATATTTTTTTGAAGAAATAAGGGAAAAAGAAGGCCTTGTTTATGATATTTATACTTCAAATCTTTCACATAAAAATTGGGGGATTTTTAATATTTATGCGGCAACTTCAATAGAAAAAGTTCAAAAATTTCATGAGAAGATGTTAAATTCAATTAATAATTTTAATTTAACTGATGAATTATTTGAATACGGTATTAAAAGATTAATTGGAAAGCTTGAACTTTCTACTGAAAATACTTCAACTTTAACGACACTTATAATTGAATATATATCAAATGAAGTAGAGCCAGAATTACCTAACGATATTGTTTCTAAGATAAAAAATATTACAAAAGACAATGTGAATAATGTTTTTGAAAAATTGTTTAGCTCTAAATGGTCATTATTTTATGTGGCAAATGAAAATATTGATTATTTTGATAAACTTGGAGGGGTAAAATTTGATTATTTGGAAAAACGTTAA